The following coding sequences are from one Xiphophorus couchianus chromosome 22, X_couchianus-1.0, whole genome shotgun sequence window:
- the neurog3 gene encoding neurogenin-3: MSSRDYDGNSPGLQQQPQWRRTCDRKAPKKSAEQCGPRGRRRMKANDRERHRMHNLNSALDALRNILPALPEDAKLTKIETLRFARNYIWALTETLRMADHHANPAAWDAGSPAESRCATAADELSCKSFIPVTIYFRSIHGEKVIRNSW; encoded by the coding sequence ATGTCTTCCAGAGACTATGATGGAAACTCGCCTggactgcagcagcagccgcagTGGCGCAGGACGTGCGACAGAAAAGCGCCAAAAAAGAGCGCAGAGCAGTGCGGACCGCGCGGCAGGCGCAGAATGAAGGCCAACGACCGGGAGCGCCACCGGATGCACAACCTGAACTCTGCGCTGGACGCACTGCGGAACATCTTGCCGGCGCTGCCGGAGGACGCGAAGCTCACCAAGATAGAAACGCTGCGCTTCGCCCGCAACTACATCTGGGCGCTGACGGAGACGCTGCGAATGGCGGACCATCACGCAAACCCCGCGGCGTGGGACGCGGGATCTCCCGCAGAGTCCCGGTGCGCCACCGCTGCTGATGAACTGAGCTGCAAAAGTTTTATTCCGGTCACTATTTATTTCAGGTCGATCCATGGGGAGAAAGTCATCAGAAACTCTTGGTAG
- the pdlim1 gene encoding PDZ and LIM domain protein 1 codes for MPPVRVVLQGPGPWGFRLVGGKDFEQPLAISRVNPGSKAAQANLCIGDIILSINGDPTESMTHLKAQNKIKGCVEEMALSIDRSETKLWSPLSSEEGKTHPYKMNLASEPREVKHIGSSHNRSALPFAGFGPKVVTNQYNSPSGLYSSDNIKDFNSAVDEVKTVASEPNSKALSEPAAPGKRPALPSDSEVYKMLQENQESDEPPRQSASFKVLQEILETGDSDKPSGFRSVKAPTTKIGSSVGNTEKLPVCDKCGSGIVGMVVKLREKFRHPECYTCTACDVNLKQKGHFFVEEQIYCEQHARERVTPPEGYDVVTVFPK; via the exons ATGCCTCCTGTCCGGGTGGTGCTGCAGGGTCCCGGCCCGTGGGGGTTCCGGCTCGTCGGGGGTAAGGACTTCGAGCAGCCGCTGGCTATTTCCCGG GTCAACCCTGGGAGCAAAGCGGCGCAGGCCAACTTGTGCATCGGAGACATAATCCTGTCGATCAATGGCGATCCGACGGAGAGCATGACTCACCTGAAGGCGCAGAACAAGATAAAGGGCTGCGTCGAGGAAATGGCGCTCTCCATCGACAG GTCAGAAACTAAGCTGTGGTCTCCGCTCTCATCTGAGGAAGGAAAGACACACCCTTACAAGATGAACCTTGCGTCAGAACCGCGG gaGGTGAAACACATCGGCTCGTCCCACAACCGGAGCGCTCTGCCGTTTGCTGGTTTTGGCCCAAAGGTGGTGACTAACCAGTACAACAGTCCGTCTGGTCTCTACTCGTCTGACAACATCAAGGACTTTAACTCCGCCGTGGACGAGGTGAAGACGGTGGCGAGCGAGCCCAACAGCAA AGCGCTGTCAGAGCCGGCGGCGCCGGGAAAGCGACCAGCATTACCATCGGACTCGGAGGTCTACAAGATGCTCCAAGAAAACCAGGAATCCGACGAGCCGCCGCGGCAGTCCGCTTCCTTCAAGGTGCTTCAGGAGATTCTCGAGACAG GCGACTCAGACAAACCGTCAGGCTTCAGGAGCGTGAAGGCGCCAACGACAAAGATTGGATCATCTGTTGGGAACACGGAGAAGTTGCCCGTCTGCGATAAATGTGGTTCTGGGATTGT GGGGATGGTGGTGAAGCTGAGGGAAAAGTTTCGCCACCCTGAGTGCTACACCTGCACAGCCTGCGACGTCAACCTGAAGCAGAAGGGACATTTCTTCGTGGAGGAGCAGATTTACTGCGAGCAGCACGCTCGGGAGCGCGTCACTCCGCCGGAGGGCTACGATGTCGTAACCGTCTTCCCCAAGTAG